The segment TGTTCGTCATTTACACATTGGAGCTGCAAAAGGTGTTTGCCAACCCTGTAAGTATCCGCCTCTCGTctcgataatttttaattattacatgAAAACgccaatcaattaaaaaaatgacaatgttacaattttttgtttgtttacatttcGTATCGGataattataacaatttttacttacttgtaaatattttttaattacacatAACAGGTCCAACTTGATTTTTATGGATACATTTGCTGGTGTCTGATTCAACGTGTAACACTTCCATTATGCATTTTTCATCGTTTCCATAGCGCCGTTACTCTAGCCGAGGTATGGAAAACCACATACAAAGCCAGATTAGAGTAAATTGAGAAACATGAGATAATTTcctatacaacaaaaaaaaatcaacataaaaaattaatattaataaacgaATAACCAAAAAGTAATGCCAAttccaaaaagtaaaaagtaacCTTATATAGAGATGTTTTaataagtaatatttttatcagtaaaacgaccataaaaaaataaaatttaaaaaaaatccaaaatagcgaaaaaaaaatcctccaaAGCAATTTTCTTCCCGCTATAATGACGGCTAATATACTCAAGAttaatggaaataaaaaaaaatgtgtgtttttctCATTGTAGTACTTATcaacataacaaaaaatatccaattgagtcataaataatgttttaagtGTACTATTTAACGTaaacaaagtaaaatattaataataaaaaaaaacattaacagACAAACACACTCACTCTcacgaaaaaatgataaatatttaaaataaatgtcaaattttggaAACCTTCTATAGGTAAGGtagtgaaaaacttttttacaacaaaaaaaaaacaaatttcttagaaatataaaaaaataataataaagaacaaCTTTGATGCCACCGTTTTTTGGATACAAACAATAATAACTTAAACAACGGACCACGAATTGTGGCATTTTTCATACggatttcatacaaaaaaaggtaatacgtagaatttcgtttttataaaaaaaaaataataataatataaaacattattattaacgatatcataaaattaaatttttactcttttatttgtgatgatttttgatgtctgttacaaaaaaatattaatattaagatttgtaattaaattaaattttaaaattttggataaaaatatcaaaaaagtattaaacttaaattattaataattaacaaaaaaaaaatttagtcattttttttaatatattaatatttttattaattaattattattgaattaactcaaaaaaaaaagttatttaatttttatttatttattttttttttaattctatatgaaaatttattaatttataaccaAATAAcacatttatatataataaaataaataaaatatattgaagtctcaaaaaaaaaattagatactaaaaaaaatattctatcaatataataataaacaaatttttgtggaaTGGTCGCGAGCCCAATAAAAATCCTAAAGTTACGctcaatatatataaaaactcAATAtgacgtagaaaaaaaattattgataaaaaaaatcgaaattttaaaatttttaataatttctattgtttttcacaaaaaaaacaaaaaaaaaattatttaattaaattataataaatatttatgtaaaacaAAACACCACTGCCACACTTTTTATCAGAGAGAATCTAAAAgtacatatttaatattaataatgattAATAACGATGATTTAACACATAAAATACAAATCTTTtgcatataattaaattatacaacAATTTCCATAATAATAACTACATTTATATAGTTTATTtataccacaaaaaaaaaataaaaaattttcaagtataaTTCCGAAACGAGTTTCttgttaacgaaaaaaaaaatgtggtaaGTATTGTGCTAATAACATGTTTTGCATGTTGTGCGGAAAATGGATAACGACGCGTCGTCATTCAGACGTAACAATCATCAGCTGATAACTAGTTGTTGAAGATCATGTAAAATATTCCACGCCATGCCGACTCTATTATCTTGACATGTTTATAACTCTACTCACCCAACATTTTATACCGAGAGTCGCGTGTCtctgaaaatttctttgaaatagtTGTAACATTGCACTGTTATGACAGAAAACTAAGCATTGAAGGCGTTGAACATTAAAGTAAAAGAAAGATTTCAATTGAgaaagatttttgatttatttttcgttttagcgTTGAACAAATATGTTGCGTGTGAATTTCCTACAAAAACCAAATCTGCTAATGGAGAACCTGTCGCGCGAATAAAGAAGACATGGAAAAGCTTTTccggtattttatttatttttgcgttatCAAATAAATCGATCTCTTGTTTCCCacataataaatgttttttcatgtaacacacataaaattaattaatcatttatcTTGCAGACAACTTCGAACTAATGAAactagttattaaaaaaaaaattatgtgatgctgagtgcaaaaaatttgttaaatcaaAGAATGTCATATTTTAcgccttattaatttttgattttcaatcatattttttgcgATTCATGTTTGCATGCGACgccaaaaaatgtgttttccaATTAGTACTAAAGGAGGTTTGTGAAGTTTGTGAATTTTGCACCGGTTacaggtaaaatttttgtaatattttttttatttttcataaattttattttttttttcatttttttagcaaataaagtttattaagctaattatttttcattaaaatgttaaaaataattataaaatttaggaAACTCAAACCTAAGGAAACATTTAAGAATCAATTGAAGTTGCTGTATGATGGAAATAACTTAAGCCGAATGattataattgaaatattgacatacaaaactatttaaacaatcaaaattgGGAAAAGGACCAAATACCATTTAAGCAAATCTCAACAAGTTTTCATAAGTTCATAAAAACAAGACTATATAACTCATAACATTGAATGCCCAGACAAAGAATCGTTTTTAACTAACGCCTGTTACTTCAGATTTAATTATGGAATATGACAAAAAGACAAATTCTGCCTCAATTTAATTCAACGCAACATGAAGCTGATCCATATACAAGAAAAAGCAATATAAAGAAGTGAAGAAAATgtatacaaataaatattaaaattggtaATTTTCCACGAAGCAAAATGAGGTTGTAAAGAACCAGActaattacaataaaataacaaatcgtTAATTAGGCCTTCATGTCACAAAATACTCACATCGtgtttcaactaattttaactaaattttattttgatagctatcacttaaaaattgaacataatTCCAATTAATATGTCTATCACATTCAATTTGACTTTGTAGTATGACAAATACCATTAAGAAACAAGTTAAACGGCACAAGTTTCACAGTGCGTAATTGAAATCTGAtatctttttaataaagtgcaattttttatcttcgCAGTCGATTATCAGGAGCATATTCCAATACTTATTGCAATCGCTTAACCACAAttacttcactttttttttttacaaaattgaaaaacgagTTCggacattaattaaaacatatcAATTCgataatatttaactttttttttctttattgaaatcccatatatatataaaaatttcataggtgatacataaataaatacgttTCTAATATGTGACttacattttgtaaaaatgaatgagagaagatgaaaaaacgaaaataactCACTTGCGCGCGACAAACATATCAATGGAATGGTAATTAATAATgtgataaaaagtaaattgaatgcaggaaaaacataaatttctaCTAAATAAGAGATAATGATCTCGATGATTAATACTTTTCACGATTATTGTTGGTTACTTTTATACCAACTGGGCTTTGAGTAATCCCCGAGTCCATGGAATTGTTTGAACTCCTTCAAATATGACAATGCGGATGGAGTGTAATGATGATTTGCTTCAAAAGTGACGCCGTTATGCTCATTGAACGCATATGCTTTtggaattgtttgtttttgtgcaTTGAAAATATGAGACGAAGGACTAACTTTCGTGTAAATTGGGATAGTTGGAATATGTTTTCCCAAATATTTCGGAGTTGTGTCACAAACAGTGCCTTCAACCAACGACTGTAACGATCCCGAGAAAATACGGAAGTTAATGTCGGTATAATCGAGTTCAGCGATCAAGAAGACAGGCATACGATCTGACATAACCCAAACAGTACTTGTTTCGTCAATTTTCACGTCACTTGGGAAAACAAGAGTAACATCGTCTTTATCGATGATATCGTGATTTTCAGGAGCATACGGGAGACTTGAATGCCAACAACCAACCGCATTTTGATCTATCAAGTTGAAAAGTTGTAAACCTTCGTCGTTCATGACACGAGAAGTTGTGTGCCCATCTTCAGCTCTTTCGGGCAAATAGACAAAGTCATGATAACCATCTTCGACTTTCGTTTCGTTACGCAAAATACGAGTACTGACAGCAAATTCACGATGACTTGCCAATGGGCTAAAGTAAAGAACGCGGAATCCGTCTTTTAACATAGGGGACAAAGCCATGCCGAAAATACCTTCTTCACCCCATTGGAAGTTCAAACCGGCGATGTTGAAGTCTCCTCGTAATGGATCAGGGAAGAAGAAGCTGTCAAAGAATAAGaagttttttagaaaaaaaaaatttttttttgaaggaaaaaaatttttacctatgTTCAAATCGCCAAGATTTATTCTGCTCCCAAGAATAGGCGATCAAACCATATCCAAGTTCATCGGAAAAGTAAGCGAACGTATCTAAACCATAAAAAGCAATCAACATTACCTACTATGTGACATTTACCAAAGCCCATAAAATACAAACCTTCGCAATTTGCACCAATATCAATTGCCGTATTTGCAATAAAAGTATTTGCATTTGTGTCTTCTGGTCGCAACTCGTAACGCCGAAGTCTCCGATTTGTTTGCAAATCAAATACATTAATCGCATACGGACAAACATTCTCCGTCGTATTTCCAATACCAATGGTgccttttaaacaaaaatttgtaagtaacttttatttatctcGGTTTTAGTCTTTTTTACCTGTGTCAAGCACCCACAATCTACCACACTTGTCAGCTTTAATACGGTAGACAGTTGTCAGTCCATTGGCGCAATCGCCCGCAACGTTGTTCTGATACGGAATCAGGGGAATGTTATGTCCCGCCGGATTCTTATCCATGTCGATGTAGTTAAGAGTAGCTGggattcctaaaaaaaattcgataatgAAAGGATTATTTGACGCGCacgtgttcaaaaaaaaaaaaacgccgcCGACATGAATCATAAACTCTATTCAAATCTCAAATCTGAcatgaattgaattttgtgttCTAAAAAAGTACATTGAATGTCTTTTGTCTCATAGAACCCCCCTACTACATCAGACTTTGTCAATGACTTAGTTAAGCACTTATTatacaagacaaaaaattattcattattcaTGTTCAGACacgcattttttaatattaaattacattagaAAGCAAGTTAGTAAGacctttattttataattggcgattattattattattgttaagtAGCTGTTGTTAAGTTGGTGtacactattattattattttatgatgacTACACTTCTTGCAGCTACTTATTTATTGGCAAGCGCGcgtttgatgtaaaaaaaacccAACGGATGCATTGAAccgctaaattttattaatgaaatattttagatgtGCACCACGATGAAGGgcgtgattattatttttattgtttttacagCTTTTACAACAAAGTTGacgatggaattttttttcaggaaatcttcaaaaacataaaataattcaacaagTGAAGGTCTGTCTGCGAATCATATCTAACTGGAACATACTAATGAGCGAAGGGCGCTGATTTAATCACCAAATGACACgatcaagtcaaaaaaatctacttattctcaaataaaataattaatccaaaccaagcaaaatattttaacaaaaatcgcgaaataacaaaaaaaaaataattatgagtaATTCACTGTTATTAGCACTAATAAGTTTTCGTGTTTCTTtaaatgtaacttttttgcattatttttgcatattattTCATTTGTCATACATAATTATTAGTTTATTAAGGCACTTTGCTAATTTTacactttcaaaaaatcttaccatCGCGCCAACGAGGCACCGTCACGAAAAGTCGAGTATCTGAACGTTCGACGCCAACCGGCAATCCGTTACGTGGAATATATGTTCCGCTCGCGAGAGCCtgcattttcatcatttcattcGGGAACTGCCAATCTAACTCGGTCCATGTGTAACGTTCATCGAGTTTTGTCGTTGCCCCAATAACGGTAAGTGACACCGATAGAAGTGTTAGAGACAAAAATCcgcgcatttttttaatcgcaaacttgaatttgttttttttttataaatttaaattaattcaacaaaaaaaaataaatattaatactgtgattttttttttgtactttttgctcaattttaaaatagatacTAACTAAAATCGACTTCATTCGGCGTGTTATATCAATGCAACCCCCTCCCTTCTTCGCTATGCGAGCCAACAAATGGACTTACTTTAGCAGCAACCAACCACAATATACACATGGATTTTAAAGTTACGAATTTTTGCGTATATGATGAATTTATGACATAGAGAGAGAGACTTGTtgcaatgtttatttttgaagtgCATAAAAGTGCATAAAAAGTggtttggtaaaaaaaatttttataaatacttggcgtgttgttgttgttgcttttttgtcAATCTAGACTAGATTCGATCCTGATTATTCTATAGTGTGGTTTAGACACGCAGAAGTCTTGTTTGTCGTTGTGGTGTCGAACAAGTTACTATTgactaattattaaaattaaaattgagatCGATGATAGCTTGagtttcgtgattttttgaagACATAAATACTTTTGACGGGTGGGCATTGAAAAGGAGTTCTTGTGAAATTATTAACACCTGTTCGGTTCAAcgattttgtgtcattttaaagaattaattagatttattttatgttttttggaaaattttaaaaaatgtgaaaaataataaattttttaaaaaattatttttttatttaattaaaaaaattaaattacattttttaattaaagaaaaaaattattttttttttaaattttaaaaaattattttttttttaaattttaaaaatttaaaaaaaaaaaattttatattttgaacattttttaatttttaataattttttaaatattaaacttaaaatttaatgttaagttaaaattaaatttagaattttaattcaaaattatttagttttttttcattttaattttttttaaatatttttatatttaattaaaattaaattaattttaattattcattaaaattaaatttattttactaattttttttctttaattttataaattaatgcttaataaaaaaaaataattttttaataatttaaaaattaatttgaaaattttttacttacaaaatttgttcaaagtgtcataaaatttaattttttgacgttaaaatattttaaaagcaacTTTGATCCATTTCACATTTAATTAACTATTATGcaactaattaaaaacaattcttCAACATTAACCGACAACTTCATTAAACTCAGATAAAATCATCTTACTTTTACACAAATAATTTCCTTGTTATCCGACACCCGACTTTCCTCATTTATTAAGacgttcattaattaattgaagattcgatgataaatttttgccattcTAAACtcgtttgtaacttttttctgaaaaaaaaataatttttgtgttaagtatgaaaaatcaactttttttctcaaaaataattttttcatgcaaagttGTTTATTATATGTTTAATTTCATGTTCTACGagcttctaaataaatttgtctgTAATTTGAATGCAGTTGattgcactttttttaaatgaatgtttCTAAGccgtcattaattttaaaatccaaatttatttatttatttttgcgtgaaTGATTTATGATCATACTACATCGTTCAGAAAATGCTCAAGGgcttacaaaataatttgtctaaattttaacGAACTAATTTTACTCTTTAATGGTCCTTAACGCAAActtcaataattatttcaattaaataagatACAATGTTGACTTTTCTCaacgaaatttgataaaattaaaaaaaaaataaataaaattataattaaaaaaaatgaataataaaaaaatttaaaattaaataaaataaataaaaaaaaataattatttatttatttttaattttttttaattttaattaattatttttttaattttttttattaatttttaaaattattttttttaatttgaaataattaaaatttttaaaaattaaaataatttaaataaaaaaaaatttaaaattaaaaaaaaataaatttaaaatataataattttaaataaaattattttaaaaataaattataattaattatttttgatttatttttatttattttaaattaatttttaaataattaaaataaaatattacaaaaaaataaataaaaaattcaacataaatACAAAGTTGACaccttttcaaaattaatacaaaaaaaagtaagaaaactGCCCTACCCAGTTAACGTCGCGTCATCTTCCTAAAACACCTGAAtgccattaattaattatgcacaataaaataatgcacGCACTagttaatgagaaaaaaataattaattaaataaattaattaccaCACAACACAACGACTGAACGCAGCAAGAGGCAAGCAGACAAGCAAGCAACAACGAAACaagactttttttaaacatgcATAAGAGTATGGTTAAAATGGTCCACATTCTTTGTAATCATGTTTCTCGAAAtggttattttttcaattccgATAAAAATTCCAACAATAAAAAGAATATCGTTCCTCTATCTCTATTTGACTGACTCGAAATATGTCGCAAGTCGTCGTGTGTCTCCgcctttttcatattttttttttttttggctactgtaatttttttttcaacttcctCCCTCTTATGATCGCAAACTCGTTCCTGAATATTCGctccaaaaaatgaaattttgtaattgtAACATCTGCCAGTCACTTATCTCTCTCGTTTTTTGACTTGTTGCTAAGTAATAAGTAAATTtgttacacattttttgataaaaaaaaatcaaataaacttttattcccaaaattatataaaaataaataaaaaataacgtaAATCACCTAAAATCGAATAAACTTCACATCGTTCGTTTTGTAacgaaaattgtaataaaacgtaaatttcttcaaaaaaaaaaaaaaaagtaaaaaaatttcatgatttaatTATCCGCAAGACACGTGATCGGAATGCCAAAGCGGTATCAATTTCAAATGTCAATGACAAAGAAATGCATCACACCCAAGCAAAAGCAAGGCAccgcacaagaaaaaaatgattgaattgtacttttttttattgctgcaCTTTTAATGCCACATTTGCCGTAATTGGTTGTCGCTGAGTGACAAATTCTGccttatctctttttttcttcgacaaTTATTACACTGTTATATCTCAATTATTGCATTTCTTGtgctatataaaaatttatgaggtaCAAAAAACGTCTGTACGAGATTGCACTTTTCTAtattttgatgcaaattttgattaattgaaaaaaataaacaaacttgatgtaaaaacataattttcagcatagctcacattttttttttatttgtgacgAACGGCaaaaagtatgcaatgaatttcacttttcaatttttttttataaaaattaaatttcttttgtttttcagagaaaatagaaagaaaaggataaaaaaggacaaagataagaaaacgtcacttaataaaattgaaagataCATCAATTAATGGGCAAGCGATAGTCCTTTCAGGTAATTTGATAttcggatatttttttaattttttttttttttttttttttttgatagaaaccCGGATGTTGGTCCTTTTTAATGAttgtaaggatttttttatgtgacacCTTTGGGTTCTTAATTGAGTTCTAATTGACGATAAGgacctatttaattttttttaaacttttttttttaattcaacagGCAAAAAGTAACAACAAGGGGAAGTTACGATTTTATGCTTTAATTTGACTGACAGGAAGCTTTTTAGAGATATTAGGAGAGGTAAGTTgataaaataatcgaaaaagttttgaatttcttttttttatgaaatttgtaatataataaattttgacgaagaaataaaattttaaattaaaaataaaattttaattttttttaatgtaaattttaactatttaaattcttttattatttttaattttttttcattagtttatttaatttaaaaatatttttcaagttcaagttaaataaatttttaaattaaaattaaattaattaatttttaaaaaaataaaataaataaaaattgacacaaattcgtaaaaataacttattcagcttaaatttctcataacacttaaagacgaaaaaaaataaaaaaataattataaaaaataaataaaaaaatattaatatttaatcaattaatttaaaataattgtacttttattttaaattaattaattattaatatttttttatttaatttttaatttttattaaattttttttttaaatattttcacgtCTTTAAGTGTTctgaaaaattcactttttttaattttttatttcaattttaatttttcttcaataaattttaaatttaattaatttattaaataaaattaattaattattaaatttattaatttttaattatttattaataaattga is part of the Culicoides brevitarsis isolate CSIRO-B50_1 chromosome 3, AGI_CSIRO_Cbre_v1, whole genome shotgun sequence genome and harbors:
- the LOC134835542 gene encoding protein yellow-like → MCILWLVAAKFAIKKMRGFLSLTLLSVSLTVIGATTKLDERYTWTELDWQFPNEMMKMQALASGTYIPRNGLPVGVERSDTRLFVTVPRWRDGIPATLNYIDMDKNPAGHNIPLIPYQNNVAGDCANGLTTVYRIKADKCGRLWVLDTGTIGIGNTTENVCPYAINVFDLQTNRRLRRYELRPEDTNANTFIANTAIDIGANCEDTFAYFSDELGYGLIAYSWEQNKSWRFEHSFFFPDPLRGDFNIAGLNFQWGEEGIFGMALSPMLKDGFRVLYFSPLASHREFAVSTRILRNETKVEDGYHDFVYLPERAEDGHTTSRVMNDEGLQLFNLIDQNAVGCWHSSLPYAPENHDIIDKDDVTLVFPSDVKIDETSTVWVMSDRMPVFLIAELDYTDINFRIFSGSLQSLVEGTVCDTTPKYLGKHIPTIPIYTKVSPSSHIFNAQKQTIPKAYAFNEHNGVTFEANHHYTPSALSYLKEFKQFHGLGDYSKPSWYKSNQQ